A genomic region of Pelodiscus sinensis isolate JC-2024 chromosome 1, ASM4963464v1, whole genome shotgun sequence contains the following coding sequences:
- the SLC67A2 gene encoding major facilitator superfamily domain-containing protein 9 isoform X2, which produces MMHGCWSDVIGRQYSLLACILFSALGYFLLGMSTNVCLFAIARVPVGIFKHTLSISKALLSDLVSERERPLVIGHFNAASSVGFILGPVVGGYFTELESGFYLTSFVCSSIFILNAGLVWMLPWSEDHTENNENEQTTSNSKATAKSNYDPQVKSLANGAMKYDESLWIQVVSVLKRIKSIACSDLWDIFLVRLLMSVAVMLYYSNFILAIEERFGVKPKLTGYLISYSSTLGALAGFLLGPITKLYQYNTYALLLHSTVLTCVLIMLYSTALSIWTVVLSSTFLAFSTTVGRTCITDLELALGGNQASGTLIGVGQSVTSVGRIIAPLLSGIAQEFSPCGPPSLGVGLALVAILIMLINTPRYCSSRNTKLKSE; this is translated from the exons ATGATGCAT ggctgctggagtgatGTAATAGGAAGACAATATTCCCTGCTTGCCTGTATCCTCTTCAGTGCACTGGGTTATTTCCTGCTTGGCATGTCCACCAATGTGTGTTTATTTGCCATTGCTAGGGTCCCTGTAG GCATTTTCAAACACACCCTGTCCATTTCAAAAGCTCTTCTTTCTGACCTGGTTTCTGAGAGAGAACGCCCTCTTGTAATAGGACACTTCAATGCAGCCTCCAGTGTTGGTTTCATTCTGGGTCCTGTGGTTGGGGGCTACTTTACAGAGCTGGAGAGTGGCTTTTACCTGACATCTTTTGTCTGTTCTTCCATCTTCATTCTGAATGCTG GTCTTGTCTGGATGTTACCATGGAGTGAAGATCACACAGAGAATAATGAAAACGAACAGACCACTAGTAACAGCAAAGCGACAGCAAAGTCAAACTATGACCCACAGGTTAAATCACTAGCTAATGGAGCAATGAAATATGATGAGTCCCTGTGGATTCAAGTAGTGTCAGTGCTGAAGAGGATTAAAAGCATTGCATGCTCTGATCTGTGGGATATATTTTTAGTACGGTTACTAATGTCTGTAGCTGTAATGTTGTATTATAGCAACTTTATTCTGGCAATTGAAGAGAGATTTGGGGTGAAACCTAAGCTCACAGGATACCTCATAAGCTATAGTAGCACCCTTGGAGCACTTGCTGGTTTTCTACTTGGACCAATAACAAAACTCTATCAATATAACACTTATGCACTTTTATTACATTCCACTGTTCTCACCTGTGTGTTGATAATGCTGTATTCCACGGCACTCAGTATATGGACGGTTGTTTTATCATCAACATTTTTAGCATTTTCAACCACAGTAGGACGCACGTGCATCACTGACCTTGAGTTGGCCCTAGGTGGGAATCAGGCCAGTGGCACACTAATAGGAGTTGGTCAGTCTGTGACCTCTGTGGGACGTATAATTGCTCCACTTCTCTCAGGAATTGCACAAGAGTTCAGTCCATGTGGCCCTCCAAGTCTTGGGGTGGGGTTGGCGCTGGTGGCTATTCTGATAATGCTCATAAACACACCGCGATATTGCAGCAGTAGAAATACTAAATTAAAAAGTGAATAG
- the SLC67A2 gene encoding major facilitator superfamily domain-containing protein 9 isoform X1 → MRAWELPGRAGSAPRGAGPSRFVRCLYLVGFLDFFGVSMVVPLLNVHIKSLGASPTVAGVVGSFYGLLQLFSSTFVGCWSDVIGRQYSLLACILFSALGYFLLGMSTNVCLFAIARVPVGIFKHTLSISKALLSDLVSERERPLVIGHFNAASSVGFILGPVVGGYFTELESGFYLTSFVCSSIFILNAGLVWMLPWSEDHTENNENEQTTSNSKATAKSNYDPQVKSLANGAMKYDESLWIQVVSVLKRIKSIACSDLWDIFLVRLLMSVAVMLYYSNFILAIEERFGVKPKLTGYLISYSSTLGALAGFLLGPITKLYQYNTYALLLHSTVLTCVLIMLYSTALSIWTVVLSSTFLAFSTTVGRTCITDLELALGGNQASGTLIGVGQSVTSVGRIIAPLLSGIAQEFSPCGPPSLGVGLALVAILIMLINTPRYCSSRNTKLKSE, encoded by the exons ATGCGGGCCTGGgagctgccgggccgggcgggctcTGCTCCGCGGGGGGCCGGGCCCAGCCGCTTCGTGCGGTGCCTCTACCTGGTGGGCTTCCTG GACTTCTTTGGTGTGAGTATGGTTGTGCCTCTGTTAAATGTTCATATCAAGTCTCTAGGAGCAAGTCCAACTGTTGCAGGAGTTGTAG ggtCTTTTTATGGTTTATTGCAGCTCTTTTCCAGCACGTTTGTG ggctgctggagtgatGTAATAGGAAGACAATATTCCCTGCTTGCCTGTATCCTCTTCAGTGCACTGGGTTATTTCCTGCTTGGCATGTCCACCAATGTGTGTTTATTTGCCATTGCTAGGGTCCCTGTAG GCATTTTCAAACACACCCTGTCCATTTCAAAAGCTCTTCTTTCTGACCTGGTTTCTGAGAGAGAACGCCCTCTTGTAATAGGACACTTCAATGCAGCCTCCAGTGTTGGTTTCATTCTGGGTCCTGTGGTTGGGGGCTACTTTACAGAGCTGGAGAGTGGCTTTTACCTGACATCTTTTGTCTGTTCTTCCATCTTCATTCTGAATGCTG GTCTTGTCTGGATGTTACCATGGAGTGAAGATCACACAGAGAATAATGAAAACGAACAGACCACTAGTAACAGCAAAGCGACAGCAAAGTCAAACTATGACCCACAGGTTAAATCACTAGCTAATGGAGCAATGAAATATGATGAGTCCCTGTGGATTCAAGTAGTGTCAGTGCTGAAGAGGATTAAAAGCATTGCATGCTCTGATCTGTGGGATATATTTTTAGTACGGTTACTAATGTCTGTAGCTGTAATGTTGTATTATAGCAACTTTATTCTGGCAATTGAAGAGAGATTTGGGGTGAAACCTAAGCTCACAGGATACCTCATAAGCTATAGTAGCACCCTTGGAGCACTTGCTGGTTTTCTACTTGGACCAATAACAAAACTCTATCAATATAACACTTATGCACTTTTATTACATTCCACTGTTCTCACCTGTGTGTTGATAATGCTGTATTCCACGGCACTCAGTATATGGACGGTTGTTTTATCATCAACATTTTTAGCATTTTCAACCACAGTAGGACGCACGTGCATCACTGACCTTGAGTTGGCCCTAGGTGGGAATCAGGCCAGTGGCACACTAATAGGAGTTGGTCAGTCTGTGACCTCTGTGGGACGTATAATTGCTCCACTTCTCTCAGGAATTGCACAAGAGTTCAGTCCATGTGGCCCTCCAAGTCTTGGGGTGGGGTTGGCGCTGGTGGCTATTCTGATAATGCTCATAAACACACCGCGATATTGCAGCAGTAGAAATACTAAATTAAAAAGTGAATAG